A region of the Agrobacterium sp. RAC06 genome:
GCCGTCGAGTCGGTTGGACAACTGGTTGGCAAGCGCCGTTCCGGCCGCACCCGCACCAAGGATCAGAATTCGGGCATTGGTCTTGACGGGTTGTGCCGTCGCGCTGTGCAAAGGTGCCGCGGCCAGTGCCGCACCACCGGCCGCCAGACCGAAAAATTGTCGTCTGCTGGTTTTCATTGCTTCCTCCCCCGGGGTGCAGCAAGTGCCCCCTTGCCTGTTCTGGATAACGCCTCGCCGACACAGCATCGCCTACGGCTGGGCCTCCCAACGCTGATCGTTAAATATATATACTATTTCGTATCTTCGACGCAACGTAGTTATTGAAATTTCACACTAGACTGTCGTCGGGGATTTCCCTGCCCGCGCATTGCCGCGGGATCATCAGGCCTGTAACAATTCATCGCGGATGACCGATGAAGACGGCAAAGACCCAAACTTGGCCGGTCCAGTCGCGTTTGAGTTATTCTAACAAGATCTTAACGTGCCCTAGAGATTTCAGCTCGATCACAGTCAGAGTTCCTTTTCCCATGACGTTGCCGAAGAGCCGGGAGACTTTCTCTCTCGCTACCCATAATCTGAGCCTTGCACTTGCCACCTTTTGCGTGGCGTTGTCCGTGGGCGGAGCCCTGGCGCAGCAATCCCAAAACGTTGCGCCGCGGACGGGCAGCGCATCGATCGACGAGGTCGAGGCCAAGCGAGAAGCCTTGTTCGGCCGGATGATGGCAGCACCCGACGATCTCGACACCGCTTTCGAATATGCAGCGCTGTCCTCCGAGGCCGGCGATCTGGAAGGGGCGATCTCGACGCTCGAACGTATGCTGATCTACGCGCCCGGCCTGCCACGACTGCAGCTTGAGCTCGGCGTTCTCTATTATCGCCTCGGCGCCTACGAGACCGCGCGCCAGTATTTCGACGCGGCGAAGTCCGCAGGCGACATGCCACCGGAGGTCTCCGCCAAGGTCGATCAGTATCTTTCGGCCATCGACCAGCGCGGCGCCCCCTCGCAATTCTCCGGCATGATCAGGACCGGCATCCGGTATCAGAGCAATGCCAATGCGGGCCCGGGCAATTCGACGGTGACGCTGAATGGCCTGTCCTACACACTGGACGGCTTGAGCGTCGCCGGCAAGGACTTCAACGGCTTCGTCAATGGCGGGCTGCGCTATCGCCATGACACCGATATCCAGGGACTATCGCTGGAGGCAGGCCTTTCCGGCTATGCCGCCGGCTACCGCGACCGCAACACACTGAACACGGCTGCGGTCGAGGCCTATGCCGGCCCGGTCTTCGATCTTGGACGTTTCGGGCTCGACGACCGGACGCTCTCCGTCCTCCTGACCACCAGCGGCGTGCTGATCGAGGGCGACCGGTATATGGCATCCGCGGGGGTCTCGACGACGATCGACTGGCAGGTGACACCGGTCGACAGTCTTTCGGGCAGCCTGCAATACCGCTACGAGGATTTTTCCAACACCAAGTCCCGCCGGACCGCAAATCTGCAGAGCGGCCATCGTTTCGATGGCCAGTTTTCCTGGTCGCACAATCTCACTGAAGACTTCAGCCTGACGGGGCGCATTCTTGCGACCCGGCGCGACGCGGAGGTGGGTTACCTGTCCTCCAGCGAACTGGGCGGGGCGATCTCCGGTACCTATCGCTATGCCGCCCTTATCGGCGACGGGCCGGCCTGGATCACCGGGGTGGAAGCGGCCGTCGCCGGACGCGGCTACGACGATCCCGACAGCATGATCAATTCGGCGACGCGTCAGCGAGACACCGACTTCAGCCTCAACCTGCGCCAGATCGTGCCGTTCAACGAGCGCGTGGCGCTCGTCGCAGAGGCCGGCTACCGCAAGGTCTGGTCGAACTATGACATCAAGAGCTTTGACAACATCTCGCTGTCGATCGGCATCCAGTCCGCGTTCTAGGAGCATCACGATGAAGCCAAACACCCGTCATGCCCTGCTGGCCGCATCCGCGGCACTCTTCGTTGTCGTGGCGTTTCCCGTCAGCGCAGAGACCGATGTCGCTGGCGTCACCGCGGCGGTCAATCCCGATGCAAGCACCATCGACCGCGCTGGCAAGACGCGCCTGATCTCGCTCGGCGACCCCGTGATCCGCAATCACCGCATCGAGACGAGTGGTGCCGGCCTTGTGCAGATCCTGCTGGCCGACGGCACCTCGTTCACGGTCGGTCCGAACTCGTCCGTGGTGATCGACAGCTTCGTCTATGATCCGGAGAAGAACACGGCTGCGCTGGCGGCGACCATGAGCAAGGGGGCGCTGCGCTTCATCGGCGGCAAGGCATCGAAGGCGAGCGGCAATGTAACGATCAAGACGCCGATCGGTACGGCCGGCATCCGTGGCGCGGTGGTCGACATCAACCTCAGCGGCCAGACGTCCGACGACCAGCCCCTGCCACCGCACATGACGCTGGTCTATGGCAAGGAAGTGCAGCTCACCGGCAATGGCGCGCCGCAGCGGCTGTTCAAACAGGGCTTCTCCATCGTTGCCGGCGACGGACAGCCGCGCGTCCAGCGCACCCCGCCGCAATGGGTGAGCGGGCTGCAGCAGGTGCTCGCCGGCCGGCCTGGCCAGAGCGGTGGCGCGAGCAATGCGCCGACGGAGCAGACAGTGGCCAGCAGCCCGGTTGCCGAGAGCAATTCTGCCCAGTTGCCTTCGGATAACGCCATCCCCGTGCCAACACCGCGCCCGATCGTGACGACACCGGTCGAAGAGGTGGCGAGTGCGTCGCAGCGGGATGTGGGGACAAGGCCGCAGGTGCCGGGCAGCAACGATAATGGTAACGGCGGCGGTGGTACCGACAATGCGGAGACTGCGGTTTCCGTGCTCTCGCCGAAGGAAAATTCCGGAGGCATTGGCTCCAGTGGGCCGAGGCTTACTGCATCGCGCGGGACACTCACCCGCAACGCTGACGGGACACTGAGCGGGACCGATGGTGACAACAACAGCTTCACCCTGCCGGCGCTGAGCGCGACCAGCGTCTTCACCGAGCGCAACGTTTCGGCCGCGGTCAACGGCACAGCCGTGAGCGGTACGGCCTATACCGGAAGCGGTGGTTTCTTCACCTATATGCTGACGGCCGGCAACGACGATCCCAAGGCCTTCTACGTCATCGGCGGCACGCCTGCCGATGCACGGGTAACACTCTCGACCGGGGAAATCCTGTCCTATGTGCTGGAACCGGATCTGCTTGCTGCGCTGACGAATGGCAGTGGCACAACGATCCCGTTCACCGGCAGTTTCGACGCGGGCAGCGACGCAGCCGTGGTGAGCGATCTTCTCATAAGCGGAGTGTCGGATACCAGTGACGGCGTCATAGGACGTGCGCTACAGGCATCGCTCGTCATCAGCGGCACTGGAGCCGGCCAGCAGAGTGCCATCAATGTCTTTAGCGGTAGCGTCGAGTCCTTGTCCGGCGGGGGATATGGCCTCGTTGCTTCGACAGCGGGATCGATCCGCACCAATGCAATCGAGCTCGCCGAGAACAGCCAGGGTCAGGCCGGGAGTATTGGCTCGACCGCCGGGAAGGATCACTTCCTCGGTTCAAACGGCGAGTATCTGGTGATCGGGTCGGGATCGATCGGCGCAACAGAATTCGGCGATCCTGCTCCCGCTTTTCAGGGCTACGAGCAGGTACATGTTGCGAGCCGTGACGACACGGCAACTGTTTCAGGCAGTCGCACATTCAGCGGGAATGTTGACGGCTTCTCCTCCGCCGTGATCCGGCAGTGGGGCAGCAACAATCTGACGCGCGGCAGCTTCAGCCTCAACTTCGACAATGCTGCGGGCACATTCACCGGGGGCATCAGCACGGGCGGCGGCAGCTACTTCGCCGAATTCTACGGAGAAGCCGACCGATCCTATTTGTCCGACCAAGTGATTGCCGGAACCAATTCAAAGGACGGCGCCTATATGGTGTCGTCTGCCGTGGTGCCGGCGAAGATCTTCAACAACAGTACCAGCTCCACAATCTGCAATGCCTGTGAATTCATGACCTGGGGCTGGTGGGGTCGCAATGTCTATGGCGAAGTCAACTACACGGTCCATCTCGGCAACTGGATCATCGGCAAACAGCCTGAGAACAGCGCCTTGCCGACCTCCGGCACCGCCACCTATAACGGCAATGCCGTAGGGACGGTCGTCAATGGCAGCGCCCAATATATCGCTACGGGGACAATGACCTCGACGATGGATTTCGGCGCGCGGTCAGGGACAGTTTCTGTGTCCAACTATGACAGCAAGAGCTTCAGCGCCGGGGTGAACTTCGGCAGCGGCGCGGCGACTTTCAGCGGCAACGTGACGAGCGGCGTTGCCTCGGGCAGCGTCACCGGCGCCTTCGCCGCCAACGGCACCGATCCCGTCAAGGGCATCATGGGCAACTTCACGGTAACGGACGGCAGCTGGGAGTCGACCGGGATCTTCGCAGGCAGCACGACAGGCGTCGTTCCGTGACCAAGGCAGCCGGAGGCCTGCGCCCCGAACAGAGACAAGGGCGGCCGACATCACGCCGCCTGTCTTCCTCGCAGCGCCGCAAGTTCGGCGTCGTGCTGGTCGGCCTTGCAGCGCTCATGATGGTCATTCTCGGCCACGCAGCTTTCTCCTCCCAGGCCTTTCGGCTCACGGCGCTGGTCTTCGACACCTATCAGGTGATGAAACCGCGTGACGCGACTGATCCACCGGTTGCGGTCATCGACATCGACGAAGTGTCGATCGGCAAGCTCGGACAATGGCCCTGGTCGCGCGGCACTGTGGCCGAGATGGTGACCAAGGCAAGCGGTCTTGGCGCGGCAGCCATCGGCTTCGACATCGTGTTTTCCGAGCCGGACCGGACGGCACCGGCGCGGCTCGTCGAGGCGATGCGGCGCCAGGGGATCGCCATCGACATCGGCGCCGACCTGCCGGACCCGGACGCCCAGCTGGCCGACGCGGTCGCCTCGAACGCCGTGGCGCTCGGGATCGCGCTCAGCAACGAGACCACCGCGCCGGTACCGGAGCCGAAGGCGGGGTTCTCGTTTCTCGGACCTGATCCGCGGGCGCGGCTCACACCCTATTCAGGCGCCTTGTCCAACCTCTCCGCGTTGACCGAACGCGCAACCGCAATGGGCTATTTTTCCTTCCCGCCGACGCCTGACAACATCATCCGCACCTTTCCACTCGTCTCCATGAGCGGCGACCGGCTCTACCCGGCCCTTTCGATCGAGGCGCTGAGGATCGCACAAGAGGAGGGCTCCTTCATCCTGCGCTCCGCAGGCGCGGAAGACGGCTCGGCCTTCACCGACTTGAGGGTCGGTGCGCTCGATGTGCCGCTCTCGGCCGACGGCGAGATCTGGATCTACTATTCCGGCCTTCCGAACATGCCGGTGATTTCCGCCGCCGATCTCTTCGATCCGGAGAAGGCCGAAACATTGGCAGGGCTGATCCAGGGACGCATCATGCTGGTCGGCACAAGTGCGGTGGGACTGCGCGATATCGTGGCGACCCCGGTCGACCCCGCCATGCCGGGCGTCAAGGTGCATGCCGAGATCATCGACCAGATCGCCAGCGGGGTATTCCTTCAGCGGCCCGACTGGATCATGGGGGCAGAACGGGCGGCAGCTGTTATCGTCGGCCTGATCCTGCTGACGGTCCTTGCAACAGCCGCGCCGGCCGTTTCGGTGGTGACGGGCCTGCTGCTGGCCGGACTTGTCGCCAGCGGATCCTGGCTTGCCTTTTCCCGGGCGTTCACGCTTTTCGATCCGTTGCTACCACTTTTCGCCCTCGGCGCGGTGTTGCTGACAGCGTTGCCGCTGCTCCTGATGCTCACCCATCGGGAGAAACGCTTCGTACGTGAAAGCTTCGGCCGCTATCTGTCGCCGACCCTGGTCGAACGCCTGTCTGAAAACCCAGAAGGTCTTACGCTGGGCGGCGAGGACCGCGAACTCACGATTCTCTTTTCCGACATCAGAGGCTTTACCGGCCTCTCCGAAAAATTGACGCCGACCGAGCTCACCGGGCTGCTCAACAACTTCCTGACGCCCATGACCGACGTGCTTTTGGAGCGCGAGGCGACGATCGACAAATATATCGGCGATGCGATCATGGCCTTCTGGAACGCGCCGCTCGACATTGCGGAGCATCCGCAGAAGGCGTGTCTGGCGGCGCTCGACATGGTCTCAGCCCTCGACCGGCTCAACCGCGAGAGCGGCATGAACCTCAAGATCGGCATAGGTCTCAACTCCGGCATGGCCTGTGTCGGCAATCTCGGCTCCGACCAACGCTTCAGCTATTCCTGCCTCGGCGACAGCGTCAATCTTGCGTCGCGCGTCGAGGGCATGACCAAGCTTTACGAGGTCTCGATCCTGGTGACGGAGGATGTCAGAGCGCGGACGAAAGGGCTGGTCTTCGCCGAAGTCGACCGGGTGCGTGTCGTGGGGCGGCAGGCGCCGGTGACGCTGCATGCGCTGCTCGGTGCCGCCGATGCGAAGAGCTCGGATCAGGCTGATCTGCTACAAGCCCACGCGGCTTTCATCGCTGCCTGGCAGGCGGGCGATCTCGGAACTGCACGCAACCTGCTGAAAGACCTCCTGACACTGCCGCAGAACACGCTCTCCGGCACGCACAGGCTCTACAGTGAGCGGCTCGCCATGCTACCAGAAACCGCTCCAGAAGACTGGGATGGCGTGTTTACCGCGAGCCGCAAGTAAAGGTCCTTACTCGTGCAGCGACTGCACCACGCGGTTGGCAATGGTGAGCCGCTCGGCGAGCGTGGTTGCGCAGAGGCGGTGGACGAGAAGCGCGAGCTCGGGGTCAGCCTGCTCGAGGTAACGCAGCTGGCGCCGGGCGAGGCGATAAACGGTCGAGGGCACCTCCGCCACGACATCGGCCGTGCGCGCGCCACCGCGATAGATGGCGATCTCGCCGAGCACGACGCCGGGCTTGACGGTTCTCAAACGCAGGCGCTTGCCGTTGGCGAGCACGGCCTCGACCTTGGCGCGGCCGGTCCAGAGCAGGAAGAGATCCTCCCCCGGTTCCCCCGCCCGGATGAAGCGGTCGCCTGGCTGGAGGCGGATTTCCTCCATCGAGGCGACCAGGTCCCTCAGCCGTGCGCTCGGACCAATGGTCTGGGCAAAGTAATCCTCGATATCCTGCCAGGTCTCTTCGCGGGCGATGTCTTGCAGTAGATTTTGCTCGCAATATTCGATGGCATGATCAAGATCGGGCTCGAGACGGAGGGCTGGGCCATGTGGCTCGCCGAGACCATTGCGGCGGAGCGTAGCCTGGCTCTCGGATGACAGACCACTGAGGAGCAATTCAGCGCCAGCTTCTGCCAAGAGGTTGCGGATCTTGACGAAAGCAGCGGCTGCCGCAGCGTCCATGCCGCTGACGCGGCGGAAGTCGACGATTGCATGGCGCAGCGTGGGACGATGCTGGTCCTGCAAACGCCGGCGCACAGCCGCGACCACCTGTTCCGCCGTCCCGAAGAACAGATACTCCTGGAGCTCCAGCACCTGGACCTGATCACCAACCGCATCCAGATGGCTTGTCTCGACGGGCGGGCGATCCGTGCTGCTGCGGCGAGCATGCAGGGACGTGTCGCTGCGGATGACCGACAATCGCGCATAGTTGTAGACGAAGGACAGGATGGCGAGCGCAAGGCCTATCATCATGCCGGTCAGGAAGCCGAAGACCAGCATGCAGAAGGGAATGGTGAGAATAACCAGCCATTCGTTGCGCGGAAGTTGGCGGCGCGCTCCCCAGAGCCATTCCTCCGCCATGTCATAGCCCAGTGTGATCATAAGGCCGGCAGCCACGAAGGTAGGCATGGCACCGGCGAGTTGTCCGGCAAAGGGCAGCATCAAGACCAGTACCAGCGTGGTTGCTAAGCCTGGAAGGCGGCTTACACCGCCCATGCGGGTCGCAAGCATTGTCATGCTCATGCTGCTGAACCCCGGCGCGCCGCCGAAGCCGCCAACCAAGAGATTGGCGAACCCGGTGGTGCGCAATTCGCTATCGGCGTCGATCTCGCGTCGCGTGGCGACCTCCTGGCCACTCGTGTTCAGAAGAAGCCCGACCATACTGAGAAGCACGACGGAAGCGATGGCGGGCGCTGCGTGAATAACGGCAGACCAATCGGCATGCGTGAAGATGGCGATGGGCGACGGCAGTTCGAGGCCGGCCTCAGCCGGCAGGGCGGGCAGCCAGTGGAAGCTCCGCGCTGTTTCAGCGTCCACGCCGAGGCCGATTAGCATCAGGTAAAAGAGGACTGCAGCCGCCAGCATGATGCCGGGGGCGACCAGCGGGCTCGAAGAGCGGCGAAGCGCAAAGTTTAAAATGAAAGCGAAGATCAGGGCAATGTGCAGATTTGCGATCGCCTGACGGCCATCCACCGTCGTGAACAAGTCGATGACCGGATACCCCGCGACAAGCATGTTTACGGCCCCCTGAATCATCAGGCATCCGGACCCCGCCAGGAACCCGGCAGTGACCGAGAAGGGCATGAAACGGACGAGCTTGCCGAAGCCGAATGCGCCCGACAGCACGAAGACGAGACCGGTTGCGACCGCACTGGCGCCGAGGACGGCGAAGGCGGTCATGATGCGCACATCTTCCGGCGCATCCATCAACGAGGGAGAGGCCAGTGCGGCTGCAATCGCGGCAGCCAGAATAGCGACATTCGGCTTGCGCACCTGGCCGATGCTCGTCGGGTAACGACTGCCGAGCGCGATGACGAGCGTGAGCAGGACGCTGGACATCAGGATTGCGCCGACGCCCATGCCGAAGCCGGTGGAAACGGAGCCGGTGAAGATGAGGGCGGCAAAGGCGATACTTGTACCGAGGCCATCGATGCCGGCAATCACCGCGAACAGCAGCGGCGCAATGAGACCGGTGAGCCTCGCCATGCGAGGCCGCATGGATCTCTCCGGCGCAGTCTCGGCCGGCAGTCTGTCCGGCTTTTGCGGATACGAGGCGTCCTGTAGCATCACGAGCGTCGACGTCCTTACT
Encoded here:
- a CDS encoding FecR domain-containing protein, which gives rise to MKPNTRHALLAASAALFVVVAFPVSAETDVAGVTAAVNPDASTIDRAGKTRLISLGDPVIRNHRIETSGAGLVQILLADGTSFTVGPNSSVVIDSFVYDPEKNTAALAATMSKGALRFIGGKASKASGNVTIKTPIGTAGIRGAVVDINLSGQTSDDQPLPPHMTLVYGKEVQLTGNGAPQRLFKQGFSIVAGDGQPRVQRTPPQWVSGLQQVLAGRPGQSGGASNAPTEQTVASSPVAESNSAQLPSDNAIPVPTPRPIVTTPVEEVASASQRDVGTRPQVPGSNDNGNGGGGTDNAETAVSVLSPKENSGGIGSSGPRLTASRGTLTRNADGTLSGTDGDNNSFTLPALSATSVFTERNVSAAVNGTAVSGTAYTGSGGFFTYMLTAGNDDPKAFYVIGGTPADARVTLSTGEILSYVLEPDLLAALTNGSGTTIPFTGSFDAGSDAAVVSDLLISGVSDTSDGVIGRALQASLVISGTGAGQQSAINVFSGSVESLSGGGYGLVASTAGSIRTNAIELAENSQGQAGSIGSTAGKDHFLGSNGEYLVIGSGSIGATEFGDPAPAFQGYEQVHVASRDDTATVSGSRTFSGNVDGFSSAVIRQWGSNNLTRGSFSLNFDNAAGTFTGGISTGGGSYFAEFYGEADRSYLSDQVIAGTNSKDGAYMVSSAVVPAKIFNNSTSSTICNACEFMTWGWWGRNVYGEVNYTVHLGNWIIGKQPENSALPTSGTATYNGNAVGTVVNGSAQYIATGTMTSTMDFGARSGTVSVSNYDSKSFSAGVNFGSGAATFSGNVTSGVASGSVTGAFAANGTDPVKGIMGNFTVTDGSWESTGIFAGSTTGVVP
- a CDS encoding CHASE2 domain-containing protein, translated to MTKAAGGLRPEQRQGRPTSRRLSSSQRRKFGVVLVGLAALMMVILGHAAFSSQAFRLTALVFDTYQVMKPRDATDPPVAVIDIDEVSIGKLGQWPWSRGTVAEMVTKASGLGAAAIGFDIVFSEPDRTAPARLVEAMRRQGIAIDIGADLPDPDAQLADAVASNAVALGIALSNETTAPVPEPKAGFSFLGPDPRARLTPYSGALSNLSALTERATAMGYFSFPPTPDNIIRTFPLVSMSGDRLYPALSIEALRIAQEEGSFILRSAGAEDGSAFTDLRVGALDVPLSADGEIWIYYSGLPNMPVISAADLFDPEKAETLAGLIQGRIMLVGTSAVGLRDIVATPVDPAMPGVKVHAEIIDQIASGVFLQRPDWIMGAERAAAVIVGLILLTVLATAAPAVSVVTGLLLAGLVASGSWLAFSRAFTLFDPLLPLFALGAVLLTALPLLLMLTHREKRFVRESFGRYLSPTLVERLSENPEGLTLGGEDRELTILFSDIRGFTGLSEKLTPTELTGLLNNFLTPMTDVLLEREATIDKYIGDAIMAFWNAPLDIAEHPQKACLAALDMVSALDRLNRESGMNLKIGIGLNSGMACVGNLGSDQRFSYSCLGDSVNLASRVEGMTKLYEVSILVTEDVRARTKGLVFAEVDRVRVVGRQAPVTLHALLGAADAKSSDQADLLQAHAAFIAAWQAGDLGTARNLLKDLLTLPQNTLSGTHRLYSERLAMLPETAPEDWDGVFTASRK
- a CDS encoding tetratricopeptide repeat protein, which encodes MTLPKSRETFSLATHNLSLALATFCVALSVGGALAQQSQNVAPRTGSASIDEVEAKREALFGRMMAAPDDLDTAFEYAALSSEAGDLEGAISTLERMLIYAPGLPRLQLELGVLYYRLGAYETARQYFDAAKSAGDMPPEVSAKVDQYLSAIDQRGAPSQFSGMIRTGIRYQSNANAGPGNSTVTLNGLSYTLDGLSVAGKDFNGFVNGGLRYRHDTDIQGLSLEAGLSGYAAGYRDRNTLNTAAVEAYAGPVFDLGRFGLDDRTLSVLLTTSGVLIEGDRYMASAGVSTTIDWQVTPVDSLSGSLQYRYEDFSNTKSRRTANLQSGHRFDGQFSWSHNLTEDFSLTGRILATRRDAEVGYLSSSELGGAISGTYRYAALIGDGPAWITGVEAAVAGRGYDDPDSMINSATRQRDTDFSLNLRQIVPFNERVALVAEAGYRKVWSNYDIKSFDNISLSIGIQSAF
- a CDS encoding SulP family inorganic anion transporter, whose protein sequence is MRPRMARLTGLIAPLLFAVIAGIDGLGTSIAFAALIFTGSVSTGFGMGVGAILMSSVLLTLVIALGSRYPTSIGQVRKPNVAILAAAIAAALASPSLMDAPEDVRIMTAFAVLGASAVATGLVFVLSGAFGFGKLVRFMPFSVTAGFLAGSGCLMIQGAVNMLVAGYPVIDLFTTVDGRQAIANLHIALIFAFILNFALRRSSSPLVAPGIMLAAAVLFYLMLIGLGVDAETARSFHWLPALPAEAGLELPSPIAIFTHADWSAVIHAAPAIASVVLLSMVGLLLNTSGQEVATRREIDADSELRTTGFANLLVGGFGGAPGFSSMSMTMLATRMGGVSRLPGLATTLVLVLMLPFAGQLAGAMPTFVAAGLMITLGYDMAEEWLWGARRQLPRNEWLVILTIPFCMLVFGFLTGMMIGLALAILSFVYNYARLSVIRSDTSLHARRSSTDRPPVETSHLDAVGDQVQVLELQEYLFFGTAEQVVAAVRRRLQDQHRPTLRHAIVDFRRVSGMDAAAAAAFVKIRNLLAEAGAELLLSGLSSESQATLRRNGLGEPHGPALRLEPDLDHAIEYCEQNLLQDIAREETWQDIEDYFAQTIGPSARLRDLVASMEEIRLQPGDRFIRAGEPGEDLFLLWTGRAKVEAVLANGKRLRLRTVKPGVVLGEIAIYRGGARTADVVAEVPSTVYRLARRQLRYLEQADPELALLVHRLCATTLAERLTIANRVVQSLHE